In the genome of Grus americana isolate bGruAme1 chromosome 16, bGruAme1.mat, whole genome shotgun sequence, one region contains:
- the PES1 gene encoding pescadillo homolog isoform X2: MCFLFSTFPRSGKCHVQTIQLCRRLAVEFLNYVIVSRSLRKVFLSIKGIYYQAEVLGQPVTWITPYAFAHDHPTDVDYRVMATFTEFYTTLLGFVNFRLYQSLNLLYPPKIDGQADVELKPAEGKEYAMDSESYLEKLSALSASLARAVAPTHEDEVEMDEFPVEGETAEQLDARKKEQEALEKHKKLFEGLRFFLNREVPREPLAFIIRCFGGQVSWDKSLCIGATYDVSDPSITHQIVDRPRVERQVVGRYYLQPQWVFDSVNAKLCLPVADYFPGVLLPPHLSPFVTEQEGDYVPPEKLKLLAMQRGENPDEESEEEEEEEEEEEEEDDNDKEEEEEDESEKEEEMKLKKLEEQKTQSSKALPVKVTAGKVRLEDKQRLEQEQQSEEKRLAIMMMKKREKYLYKKIMFGKKRKVREANKLAAKRKAHDTAVKEEKKKSKKAR, from the exons GTCTTCCTCTCCATCAAGGGCATCTACTACCAGGCCGAGGTGCTGGGGCAGCCCGTCACCTGGATCACCCCTTATGCCTTCGCCCACGAC CACCCCACAGACGTGGATTACCGCGTGATGGCCACCTTCACCGAGTTTTACACCACCCTCCTGGGCTTCGTCAACTTTCGCCTCTACCAGTCCCTCAACCTGCTCTACCCCCCCAAG ATCGACGGCCAGGCTGATGTTGAGCTGAAGCCCGCGGAGGGCAAGGAGTACGCCATGGACTCGGAGAGCTACCTGGAG AAACTGTCGGCTCTGAGCGCCAGCCTGGCCCGTGCGGTGGCACCGACCCACGAGGACGAGGTGGAGATGGACGAGTTCCCAGTGGAGGGG GAGACGGCAGAGCAGCTGGACgcgaggaagaaggagcaggaggccCTGGAGAAGcacaaaaagctgtttgaagGGCTGCGCTTCTTCCTCAACAGGGAGGTGCCTCGGGAGCCGCTGGCCTTCATCATCCG GTGCTTTGGTGGCCAGGTCTCCTGGGACAAGTCCCTGTGCATCGGTGCCACCTACGACGTCAGCGACCCCTCCATCACCCACCAGATCGTTGACCGGCCCCGGGTGGAGCGGCAGGTCGTTGGCAG GTATTACCTGCAGCCTCAGTGGGTTTTCGACTCCGTCAACGCCAAGCTGTGCCTCCCCGTAGCCGACTACttccctggggtgctgctgccccCGCACCTCTCACCCTTCGTGACGGAGCAGGAAGGAGACTACGTCCCTCCCGAGAAGCTGAAGCTGCTGGCCATGCAGCGGGGCGAGAACCCAG ATGAAgagagtgaggaggaggaggaggaggaagaagaggaggaagaggaggatgacaATGacaaagaagaggaggaggaagatgagtctgaaaaggaagaggagatgaaATTAAAGAAGTTGGAAGAGCAGAAGACTCAGAGCAGCAAG GCGCTTCCTGTGAAGGTGACCGCTGGCAAGGTGCGGCTGGAGGACAAGCAGCgcctggagcaggagcagcaaagcGAGGAGAAGCGCCTGGCCATCATGATGatgaagaaaagggagaaatacCTCTACAAGAAGATCATGTTTGGCAAGAAGCGCAAAGTCCGAGAG GCGAACAAACTGGCTGCGAAGAGGAAAGCCCACGACACCGCTgtcaaagaggagaaaaagaaaagcaagaaggcGCGATGA